ACAATATTGGCGATAAAATTTTTGGCAAAATTGCGGTATTTGTTAGCAGATTCACCATAAAGTGAACTAGGTTCTCCATAACGAGTGAAAATACGGTTCAAGGAATAGTATGCCCATTTCTTACATTTATGCCAAACGTGGGCCTGGCGCATTTCGGAATCAAGGGCCATGACAGAAGCCGGTATAGGCTTTTGTACAACAGCCAATAGAAGTTGAATCCAAGCAAGGATCATATCGTTGGCAAGCAATTCGGTAGGAAGTTCTAATGCAATGACCGACTtgaatgttttcaaaatgaGACGAAGCATTTCGGCAGAATCGTTATCCTCCATATTAATAAGGTTGTGAGCAATTTGGAGGATTATTGGGAAAATGGCGGATATTAAGGGACCAATATCCCGTTGGCGATCGTCCAAACGCCATCTGTAAACCTTGGAAAGTTCGTGTAAGCAAATTAAGCCTGCGTATACCTCGCATTGTTCGTTCGATTGAACAAGATTGGCTGTAAGTTCGCTAAAGCCAGGCCACTGATCGGGAAAATCGGTGGAAAGAATAATGTTCAAAATAGCGATTAAATGAGATCTTGTGAAGATGGGGCTCTGTAAAAGAACAGGAAGAATGTTTTGACGGAAAAGAGCCTTCTGTTCTAGAGGAATATCCAACACAGAAGGAGCATCATCAATCGTCGTCCAAGAACGAGCAATTCTGTTTTTTAAGTATATTACAGCTAAAATCTTCAGTTAGCTATGTTTCAGTCCCAAACCGATAATTGACCATAGTGAGCTTACCAGCTTGCTGGGTGGGAAGAGCATTGCTTTGGTCGCTTAATAGTTGAAGAACAGCCAAGACAAAGTTAGGgtctttttccaattgttTTAAAGAGAGTTCAGCTCGAGTACGTGTATTTGGGTCCGCGTTTAGCGTCGCGTCAAAATGCTCAACCAAAGACATCTTGGATTTGTCCAAGACCACAAAACCTAATAATTAGATTTATGAATTTCTGTTCAGTGTGGTTGTAGGCAAATGacaaatttttgattccTCATGCCGGGTCTAAAATAAGGAACAAACGATCTGATGCTTTAAATTCCTTACCACGTTGGTTATGTGCACTAAATTATTTAATGTTGTGTTCTGTTTCGTTATACATGGTAGCGATGTATGTAAATGTTAAGTAAATGTAATATTACTAGCTATtgtataaaaatataagcaaaaagaatatactATTGTAGATCACcgtaaataaataaatagataaaaaggtgaaaaaatgaaatagcGTTTCATTaacatttctttgttttatttttttgtattttagAATAAACACTATATTTCATCGCCAAGTGTTTACAGATAGTTCCTCTATCAGaaacatttgtttgttgagCTAGTATAGTATTTTAGAAACAATTTCAATATTATCAGGCCATTGACAGATGCATTCCAACATGTTTTCTTAATTGAATTTAACATTTGAAACTACGaaatcaaaagcaaaagtagGGATAAACACTCATACTATTTCTGCACGACTTTCGTTGCCTTATGCCTTAAcgaattttgtttttgaagagtaCACCACCTAAAGGATATTTTTAATGTAATTTGCACTTGTGTCtatttttcatcttcaatcaaaaagaaagtatgCTATGTCAAATATAAAGCATGCTGCATAGAACcattctattttttcattgattttaaGGATGTACATTTCACGTGctcatttttataaatgTGTATAGATATGCTGTTTATCGCAGTTATTTCAACAAGCATCTGTAGTCTAGTGGTTATGATTTCTGCTTTACATGATATGTTCGCAGACGGTCCCAGGTTCGATCCCTGGTAGAtgcaaattcttttttttcttttccaaaagaaaagatatgTCTTccatatttatatatagatattatttttttgttttttttttgtatgtaTAATATGTATACGGATCTATTAAAGATTTTACTGGTCTTTGAAGCTACTATGTTCATCgtatttttgaaaccaTTTCCGTAAATGTACATCTCTATTGtatgaaacaaaattcCATTCATTAAGTTAAACTCATaaacatttttatttttatataattaATGATACctttcaaagaattcatGATCCTAAGCATCGCCAACATACTCAGCAATTTGCTTCAAACGAGTATATTCATAATAACCATGAGTAGCCAATCCAATACCCAAACCGGAATGCTTCCAACCAATCCATGGAAGCTCATGGCTAGAAAAGTGATAAGTGTTAAGAGAGCACATGCCTGCCTCAATGTTATCCGCAAAGTAGTCGAGGGTATCGCGATTCGTGGAGAACACGCCTGATCCGAGACCATATTCAGTAGCATTGGCCAAGGCGAgagcttcttcatttgtGCGGAAAGTCTTGGTGATCAGCACGGGGCCGAACACTTCCTCTTTCCATAAAGTATTGTTGGTTTCGGCATTGGTGAAAATCGTAGGAGGAACGAAGTAACCTTTTCCACTTTCTTTAGGCAGTCCACCAAAAACACAGTTCAAACCTTCGTCAAAACCTGTTTGGATCAATTGAAGTACCTTTTCGTACTGGGGTTTGCTTACCAAGGGACCCATATTTACATTCTCTTGCAATCCGTTTCCAGAaacaattttctttgcttcttcaagGACACCCTTAAGCACCTCCTCATACACATCTTCCTCAATGAGTAGACGGGAAGCTGCGGTGCAAGCTTCACcttgattgaaaaaaataccaaaagCAGCCGATCTGCAAGCAAGAGAAAGATCAGCGTCTTTACAGACAATCAAAGGCGATTTACCACCTAATTCAAGAGTCACGGGAATGACGTGGTCAGAGGCTGCATGCATAATTTTCTTGCCTGTGAACAACGAACCCGTAAAGGCAAGATAGGAAATCTTGTCGTGGTGGCTAAGAGCGACACCAGTTTCCTTGCCAGAACCAATGACTACATTGAAGACGCCGTCGGGCAAGCCACCTTCCTTGCACAAAAGGGCAAATTCGAGGCAGGACCAGGGAGCAACTTCTGAAGGCTTAAGGACGACAGTATTACCGGACGCCAAGGCAGGAATCGATTTCCAAAGGGCCATTTTCAATGGAAAGTTCCAAGGGGTAATAACACCGACAACGCCTCTGGGGAAACGCTTTTCTTTGCCGACGTAACCGGGGGCATTCGTTAAAGGAACCACTCTAGAAACCTCGTCGGTTTCAGCAATTTCAGCATAATAATCTAATAAATCGGCAGAGGAGTCTACATCAAATAACGCATAAGAGGTGGGTTTACCGCAGTTCAAAACATCCAATCCAGCAAGCAAATCTCGGTTTTCACGCATTAGTTGACCAATCTTACGAAGAACGGCTCCACGTTCGTTTCCGCTACGCTTCGACCAGATGCCAGACTCGAATGCCTCGTGAGCGTTTTCCACAGCCTTGTTGACATCTTCAGCATTAGCATCTGCGCATGTTCCAATCACCTCTTCTGTAGCAGGGTTTATTAAAGGAATCGCATTTGCATCAGCTCCTTTGGGCTTTACGCATTGGCCTCCGATAAAGATGCAATTGTCAGGGACTCGACGAGCAGCAATTAATTCGTTTTGACGAGTTGTAACGTTCGTTtgcattttcaaatttctttcttctataCGATCTCTTTCGGCGAGGGTAATCTTCTGCTTTTATAACTTTTTCCAACACTGgttcaaagcaaaatttAAATTCTTTCAGCCGATCTGGTTCACGGTAGAAATCCCTGCAACAGGTCATATGACCGACAATATATAATTGGCCTCATTTTAGccgtttcttctttgcatAATTCGCATTCTCGTAAtctatttgtttaccaaagaaaaatttcgCCGGAAAGTCACAAGGTTATGTCACAAGCGAACGTCTGAGACCCCAAAGGCCAATATTGGCTTCTGGGATCTCAGACGTTCGGGGAGTGAAGTAATTGTCCAGTCATCGATACATCATTGTCATGATTTTCACTTCGTTCTcagaaaacttttttttaattcttttttcggAATCCCTGAACTCGGGCAATCGGGTTGTAAAGGTCGTCGTAACGGGGAGAGCCAAATTATGAATCGGCGTAAGACGGCGTAAGAAataaatgcaaaaaaaaagaaaagaaaaaaaaaacagaagaaacaaaagaaacaagaataCTCCTTTAGAAATACAAGACtaattttttcgttttcatccATTATTTGTAATCCATGATTGATGCTTTTATCAAGGTAGgtaaaaatttctttccctttttcATAAGCTTCGAATTTGTAatcattattttcttttgtttttcgtcGTTTTGTCGTTTCGGCAAAGACGGCTTTTCTCCCGcctacaaaaaaattcattatagCTTTGTTTCATATTCACAATTTGAGAACCGCTGATGTAACATTCTCGAAAAAGGTATCATcttttagaagaaatggaTGAAGGTCTGGACTTAGGATCAGGTACATTCTCATCCATGATAGTTTTCAAGTTGGCTTCTGCTTTGGATTGAGAATTTGTAGTCCCGGTTGTATAGTTTGTACTACGGGAATCGGCAGCTTGGTCATCATCTAATCGCTTGTCAGATGATATGGTATCCGACATAGAAGGAACAGCTTCCTGCGGCAAAGTACGATACCTTCTTCTCCATTCTCGGAATCTTGTAAACGCCGTCTTAAACTGGGTTAAAGAAGGTTGTCTCCAAAACGTGTCCGTATATGTCCATGGGCCAATTGACCACTTGTCGTCAATCCAAGCAATTCCATCGGGAGGAAGAAACTGAGCGGTAGGCTCTGCTACAGGAACATTTCTGTCTGAGCTTGTAAAGTTGGGGTGATCCGTTGGTAGTGTTCGATTTAACCAGCCAACACCAACCCAGTACCGCTGATGTTCTACTAGATGTAGACATTTTTCCGttatgttttcatttccaGTTCCCTCAGTAGAAGTGCCCTCCTGTTTTGTAGGGGCCGTGCCTTTTTTGAATGCTTTCAGTAAACTAGTCGTAGCACCATCTTTGGATTCCATTTTAGAAGCATCCCCAGGAATCGACGGAGGCTCGTCCAATAAGccttcctcttctttctccttgttttcgatttttccaaaaacaaatttttccGAAAGTGAACTGAAAACAGAGATTCGGGCAACGGCGAGCGTAACGGCTTTCATGGGAGGAGAATGCCATGCAAGCACGATTGACgacaagaaaataaacacaGCTTGAGTAGGTAgacagaaaataaatatagcTGTAATCAATGGGAGATAACTGAAGAACAGAGTATTGGACGCCTGTGAATACTGATACAAATTGTGAATCGGCTCAAGATACGCATCCAGTAGAGTGGGGCCAGTTGACGATTTCACAAATATTAATCCTTTATCGATCTTTTGAGAAGTTTCCACGGGGTAATCGTCTTTACGAATTAAATGATCAGTTACGATTTTTGAGATGGAAAGCCTGCTAGCCTTCTGTAACACATCTTCAGTTATCGGTGCCTTTTCTTCGTGAAGTTCTTCACCTATGCTATCAGACCTTTGTGCCTTTTTCTTGGGCTTTTGGGATGATGGATCGCTTGAGGAATGCAATTCTGTGCTTGGTGTTCTTCCATGAGTCCATTTACCTTGCAGAAGCTGAAGACCAGGGGCTCCTTGACCGAATTCCTCTCCTTCCACGTCCGAGTCAATGTGGACGGTTTGCTCTTCAGATTCAGTCGTTGGATTCGCCGGTTCGGAAGTATTTTCAACCGAAGTcttattgttttcttcttcttcttcggtATTAAGAGAAGATGCTTGATTGTGATCTATATTTCGCATACTTGTAAACCAGAAAAGCCAAGCAGACACAGAGCATGCAAGAGTAGGTCGCGGATAAAGAACAATTAACCatgtaaaaaacaatgtaCTTAAACTTGTATACCAGGGAGCAATCCAAAGGCatactttcaaaacatcGTCTAGCAATTCAGACCCTGTGGATCGTACTGTAGACTGCGAGGAGTTTTTTTCAGAGAGTAAATGAGCCTGTACAGTAGACATGATTATGACAAAAAAAGTGGAAACGtatcataaacaaaaatggtTTACCAGATAAATAAAGCTACAATTGTCTGTGCTTCTGAGGGTGagagaaaatgattttttaataagGTTTTCAGGGTACAAAATAGGAAGCCTTTAATACAAAACAGATAGAAAGCTGGCAACGCAGATTTCAACttgaataaaatgaatcaatTCTTGGcgttcttttctttcgcCTGCGGAACCGAAACTGTGTTCAGTTAAGGAACAGCACAGTGTACAAATGGAATGACTATATGCAATAATTACAAAATGTTGGATTTGATTCACTTATAAgaaccaaaaataaaagtttttttttgatctATTATGGGCTAGTATAAACTGAAACTCCTTCCAAAGGATGGTATGTTTGTATGAGGGCTACAAAACATTAAAGAGAACAAAATTCTCCATATATTTATGGATGTATTGaatttaattaaaatattCGTAATACTAAAATCGGtcataaagaaagaatcagCGAAAGATCGCTGAGACAAGAAACAGAAGCAAAGACATAGTTTGGTCAAACGTAAATGGAAAGCTTAGCAAACAGAAGCCGCATGGATAGAGGTGGTTGTGCTATTGATATGACTGGGAAGACTAGCAGGAGTGCTAGTTGGATGTTTGGGCTTTGTGTTGGAGCTGAGCAGAGCGTCTGCTTCACGAACCATGATTTCAAGGGGAATATGATTTGTTTCACGTTCTAAGAAAATTGTCTTTTTGAGCGTAAAGCCAAAATGTTCGTAGATAGCACGATTGTGAGGATGACTCGATTCCAAATAGATAGGAAGATTCTCCTGGTTACAGAGATCCATAATAGGTTGTACAAGTCTTCGAAGGCatccttttccttg
The nucleotide sequence above comes from Schizosaccharomyces osmophilus chromosome 3, complete sequence. Encoded proteins:
- the atd3 gene encoding betaine-aldehyde dehydrogenase Atd3, which encodes MQTNVTTRQNELIAARRVPDNCIFIGGQCVKPKGADANAIPLINPATEEVIGTCADANAEDVNKAVENAHEAFESGIWSKRSGNERGAVLRKIGQLMRENRDLLAGLDVLNCGKPTSYALFDVDSSADLLDYYAEIAETDEVSRVVPLTNAPGYVGKEKRFPRGVVGVITPWNFPLKMALWKSIPALASGNTVVLKPSEVAPWSCLEFALLCKEGGLPDGVFNVVIGSGKETGVALSHHDKISYLAFTGSLFTGKKIMHAASDHVIPVTLELGGKSPLIVCKDADLSLACRSAAFGIFFNQGEACTAASRLLIEEDVYEEVLKGVLEEAKKIVSGNGLQENVNMGPLVSKPQYEKVLQLIQTGFDEGLNCVFGGLPKESGKGYFVPPTIFTNAETNNTLWKEEVFGPVLITKTFRTNEEALALANATEYGLGSGVFSTNRDTLDYFADNIEAGMCSLNTYHFSSHELPWIGWKHSGLGIGLATHGYYEYTRLKQIAEYVGDA
- the pex32 gene encoding peroxin Pex32 translates to MSTVQAHLLSEKNSSQSTVRSTGSELLDDVLKVCLWIAPWYTSLSTLFFTWLIVLYPRPTLACSVSAWLFWFTSMRNIDHNQASSLNTEEEEENNKTSVENTSEPANPTTESEEQTVHIDSDVEGEEFGQGAPGLQLLQGKWTHGRTPSTELHSSSDPSSQKPKKKAQRSDSIGEELHEEKAPITEDVLQKASRLSISKIVTDHLIRKDDYPVETSQKIDKGLIFVKSSTGPTLLDAYLEPIHNLYQYSQASNTLFFSYLPLITAIFIFCLPTQAVFIFLSSIVLAWHSPPMKAVTLAVARISVFSSLSEKFVFGKIENKEKEEEGLLDEPPSIPGDASKMESKDGATTSLLKAFKKGTAPTKQEGTSTEGTGNENITEKCLHLVEHQRYWVGVGWLNRTLPTDHPNFTSSDRNVPVAEPTAQFLPPDGIAWIDDKWSIGPWTYTDTFWRQPSLTQFKTAFTRFREWRRRYRTLPQEAVPSMSDTISSDKRLDDDQAADSRSTNYTTGTTNSQSKAEANLKTIMDENVPDPKSRPSSISSKR